One window of Bacteroides sp. AN502(2024) genomic DNA carries:
- a CDS encoding fucose isomerase, with protein MTIHLISFASIFHKQSSLRGSHKAILSEIEKYYTVKLVDYQDMDKLNSDDFKIIFIATGGVERLVIQHFEDLPRPAILLADGMQNSLAAALEISTWLRGRGMKSEILHGELPGIILRIHTLYNNFQAQRSLFGKRIGVIGSPSPWLVASNVDYLLAKRRWGIEYIDIPLERIYEHFQQITDEQVGASCAAVASQALACREGTPEDIIKAMRLYRAIKKVCEEEKLEALTLGCFKLIEQIDTTGCLALSLLNDDGIMAGCEGDLQSIFTLLAVKSLTGKDGFMANPSMINARTNELILAHCTIGLKQTERYIIRNHFETEKGIAIQGLLPTGDVTIIKCGGECLDEYYLSTGTLSENTNYINMCRTQVRIRMNTPAEYFLKNPLGNHHILVHGNYENALNEFFLTNSCKRTE; from the coding sequence ATGACCATACACCTTATCTCATTTGCGTCAATCTTTCACAAACAGTCCTCGCTAAGAGGCTCGCACAAAGCTATTTTAAGCGAGATTGAAAAATATTACACTGTAAAGCTAGTCGACTATCAAGATATGGACAAACTTAATAGTGATGATTTCAAAATCATTTTCATCGCAACCGGTGGGGTGGAAAGGCTGGTCATACAGCATTTCGAAGACCTTCCCCGCCCTGCCATTTTACTGGCGGACGGTATGCAGAACTCCCTTGCAGCTGCATTGGAGATCTCTACCTGGCTGCGGGGACGTGGAATGAAAAGTGAGATTCTACACGGTGAACTACCAGGCATCATCCTGCGTATCCACACACTTTATAATAATTTCCAGGCACAACGCTCTTTATTCGGTAAACGTATCGGAGTTATCGGTTCTCCTTCACCTTGGCTGGTTGCCAGTAATGTTGACTATCTGCTGGCAAAACGCCGCTGGGGCATCGAATACATAGACATTCCATTGGAACGGATTTATGAACATTTTCAACAAATAACGGATGAACAGGTAGGTGCTTCCTGTGCCGCAGTCGCTTCGCAAGCTCTTGCCTGCCGCGAGGGAACTCCCGAAGACATCATCAAAGCGATGCGGCTATACCGGGCTATCAAGAAGGTATGCGAAGAAGAGAAGCTGGAAGCATTGACATTAGGTTGCTTCAAACTGATTGAGCAAATCGACACTACCGGCTGTCTGGCATTGTCCTTGCTGAATGACGATGGCATAATGGCAGGCTGCGAAGGAGATCTTCAATCAATCTTTACTTTGCTGGCTGTGAAGTCTCTGACCGGAAAAGACGGATTCATGGCAAACCCTTCCATGATTAATGCACGTACCAACGAACTTATATTAGCCCACTGTACCATCGGGCTCAAACAAACGGAAAGGTATATTATCCGCAATCATTTCGAGACGGAAAAAGGTATTGCCATTCAGGGATTGCTTCCGACAGGAGACGTGACTATCATAAAGTGCGGCGGTGAATGTCTGGATGAATACTACCTGTCTACCGGAACATTATCCGAAAATACGAATTATATCAATATGTGCCGCACGCAAGTACGCATCCGTATGAATACTCCCGCTGAGTATTTCCTAAAGAATCCATTGGGCAATCATCACATTCTGGTTCACGGAAACTATGAAAATGCGTTGAACGAGTTCTTTCTGACAAACTCCTGTAAGCGAACCGAATAA
- a CDS encoding pyridoxal phosphate-dependent aminotransferase has product MPTISIRGNEMPASPIRKLAPLADAAKQRGVHVFHLNIGQPDLPTPQAAIDAIRNIDRKVLEYSPSAGYRSYREKLVGYYAKFNINLTADDIIITSGGSEAVLFSFLSCLNPGDEIIVPEPAYANYMAFAISAGAKIRTIATTIEEGFSLPKVEKFEELINERTKAILICNPNNPTGYLYTRREMNQIRDLVKKYDLFLFSDEVYREFIYTGSPYISACHLEGIENNVVLIDSVSKRYSECGIRIGALITKNKEIRDAVMKFCQARLSPPLIGQLAAEASLDAPEEYYRETYDEYVERRKCLIDGLNRIPGVYSPIPMGAFYTVAKLPVDDSDKFCAWCLSDFEYEGQTVFMAPASGFYTTPGSGINQVRIAYVLKKEDLTRALLVLQKALEEYPGRTE; this is encoded by the coding sequence ATGCCAACCATATCCATTCGCGGAAACGAGATGCCTGCATCTCCTATTAGAAAACTGGCTCCTTTGGCAGATGCGGCCAAGCAACGCGGAGTCCATGTATTTCACCTGAACATCGGACAGCCTGATCTGCCCACTCCTCAGGCCGCGATTGACGCGATACGCAATATTGACCGTAAAGTTCTGGAATATAGCCCCAGTGCCGGTTATCGTAGCTATCGCGAGAAATTAGTGGGATATTATGCGAAGTTTAATATCAATCTGACTGCAGACGATATAATCATTACATCGGGAGGTTCGGAAGCCGTACTTTTTTCCTTCCTTTCCTGTCTGAATCCGGGAGATGAAATTATCGTTCCGGAACCTGCATATGCTAACTATATGGCATTTGCCATCTCTGCCGGAGCAAAGATTCGCACTATTGCTACGACCATTGAAGAGGGTTTTTCCCTTCCGAAAGTAGAAAAGTTTGAAGAACTGATTAATGAACGTACCAAAGCAATCCTGATTTGTAATCCGAATAATCCGACCGGTTATTTGTATACTCGTCGTGAAATGAATCAGATTCGTGACTTGGTGAAGAAGTATGATCTGTTTCTTTTCTCCGATGAGGTATATCGTGAGTTTATATATACGGGATCTCCTTATATCTCTGCCTGCCATCTGGAAGGAATTGAGAATAATGTCGTACTGATTGACTCCGTGTCCAAACGTTATTCAGAATGTGGTATCCGTATCGGTGCGTTGATTACCAAAAACAAAGAAATACGTGATGCTGTCATGAAGTTCTGCCAGGCACGCCTCAGTCCTCCATTGATTGGACAGCTTGCCGCAGAGGCCTCTTTAGATGCTCCGGAAGAATATTATCGTGAAACGTATGATGAATACGTTGAGCGTCGTAAATGCCTGATTGACGGTTTAAACCGTATTCCCGGTGTTTATTCACCCATTCCGATGGGAGCTTTCTATACAGTGGCTAAGCTTCCGGTGGACGACTCCGATAAGTTCTGTGCGTGGTGCCTTTCTGATTTTGAGTATGAAGGTCAGACTGTATTCATGGCTCCGGCTTCTGGTTTTTATACCACTCCGGGTTCCGGAATCAATCAGGTTCGTATTGCTTATGTATTGAAGAAAGAAGATTTAACCCGTGCACTTTTGGTCTTGCAGAAGGCTTTGGAGGAGTATCCGGGAAGAACAGAATAA